The genome window ACCCTCCATATCACCATGTAATAAGCAATTATAAGCATCTCTTGTTGGCATCCATACAATAGAGGCTCCTAAATTCAGTGAACTCTCAAGAGCATAGGGATTTAATCCTCCTACTGGCCAATTTAAGACAATTCCTCCATAAGCCTTAGTTTTATATTTTTTGGAATAATTCATAAGTAATGCCCTTGCTCCAGTTGGTTCATAATGATTTTTTATTAATACTCCACCTAAACCAACCTTATCCGCTTCATCCATCAATTGAAAATCATTTAAAGCTCTTTTTACATGAGATGGATAAGGGTGAATATGTAAATCATAAGCTCCTTTGATTAATTCTATAGCATGACTTCTATTTTCCATTATTTTTTCTCCTGTAATATTCTATCATATTCTTGATAATTAAATATAAAAACACTTGAATTTAATGTACTTACTAATACCTATTAATATTCCACAAAATTCCAATCCAGTTGTAGCAATACTATTTTGTTTTTAGCATACAATCTCCAATAATCTAATTCTCAATAATTTCTTTTTCACCTAATCGCAATTCACTCATTGGGATACTTAAGCTATACGAACCATATTTCCACTTGCTTACTAATAACATTCCTACTCCTACTATCATTAATACAGTTCCCACAGGAATTAAACCAGTATTTACTACTATAACTGGTATCATTGTCACCAAGAATAATTCTACAATGGACTGAAGGGTATAAGCAGTACCAAAATCATCTAATGTTCCTGTTTTCATTTCAGGATCAACTATTCTTAATAATGTAATTCCTATTGCCACAACTCCTGTAATATATCCAAATATAAAAATTGATCTTTCAAACCAAAAATTTCTGAATAGTTTTCTTCCAACAAAGAATACTAAAATATATGGCCATAATATTCCTAATAGACATAGTACAGCTATTGGTCCAAGGAAATCAAGAACAACTGATATTTTTATTGTGGCTATCCCAAAAGCTACTAAATAATCTGTTACACAGCTTCCTATTCTATCCACTACTTTTTTGTCCACATAAGTACCATAGCCAACTTTATTTAAAGTCCATTGAATAAAAACTCCAATTATCATAGTCAAGCACATAAGTGGAATTTCAATGTTTGGTAAATATTGTTTATATAAATTATAAATACCATATCCTATTCCTGTAGTAACTAATATTAAAGCAATATGCCATGCCAAAGGATCCATTGCCATTGGATGAATTGTTTCATCCCCCATAGAAGGTCTTTTTTCTTCAGGAATCATTCCTGTCTTACATTCAATAGGTAAAGAACCAATAGCATCTATCATCCTAGTAGCTTTCTTTCTAGTGGCATAATTAATACATATAATTCCACCAAATATTCCCACAAGTAATCCCAATGTTGCAAAAGTCTGCCCTATTATTATTCCATCATCTCTCCCCAACATAGTATTCAATGTTCCACCAATGGCAGCAGCATATCCATGCCCTCCCATAAATCCTGAAGGTAAAAGTAATGCAATTTCTTTAAAAACATTTGGAAATAGTAACATCATCAAAGCTCCACCAAATAAGCAAGCAGCACCAAAACATATTATTTCACTAGACATATTTATCAGGAAAGTATTTCCAACTTTATTAACTGTTTCTTTTAAACTAACTTTTTCTGTTTTTCCTAAAAATAATCCAGAAAATAAAACACAAACAAGTAAATAAGCATATGACCCTGTTTGGTCACTAAAAGGAACTATATTTAAAAATTGTTTTCCTGAAAATAATGCTAAAAATCCCGCAATCAGTGATGAAGGAATATAAAAATTTTGAAAGAACTTTACTTTGCTTCTTAGCATTTGTGCTATAAATAAAAAGCCAGACATTATACAAAAATCCATTAACATAGAATATGCTGTAAACCTCATCCTTTTCCCCCTTTTTAGAATGCAGCTGAATTTGAATAATCAGCTGCACCCATTTTAATGTATATTATCTATTTTAAATATTTCTTAAAGAATGCCTCCATTGCTTCTATTAATCCTACAAATTTTGGATCTTCATCAAACATCCATTCATTATGCTTTCCTTCCACATAATATATTTCTTTTGGCCCATTGGCTAATCTATAGGCTTCTTCTGCTTCTATTTTATCATGTAATTCGTTATATCTTCCATGACCTACAAATAGAGCCTTTGGTGATAATTTTGATAAAGTATTTTCTATATTAAATCGTAAAAATGATTCTCCAATGACAGAAGACATAGGAGTTGGGAACTCTTCTCCATTATTGATACCATTAGCCTTATCAGATACTCCTCCATTAATTTTTTTCAATGTTTCATCTATGTAGAAATTTCCACTTTCATCTATATTAGGATAACATACATAAGGATGTCGTAGTACTGGATCTCCAGTAGTTGCTCTAGTTACTTTATCTTCTTTCAGCATTCTTAGCATTTTATTATATTTATCATTTCCCATACCCATTCTCATCCAACGTACACCATTTACAAAAGAATTTAATGTAGCCACAGCTTTTACATCTTCCTCTCTAGCTGCTACTTCTACACAGACAGCTCCTCCTACTCCCCAACCAACTAAGCCTATCTTATTAGGATCTACCTCTGGCTGCACTTTCATAAAATTAACTGCATTTGAAATATCTTCCACTTCTCTTTCCAAAGTTGTATATTTAGGATATCCTTCACTTGGTTTAAATCCTCTATAATCAAAACCTAAACATACAAATCCCCTAGCAGTAAAAGCTCTTGCAAACATAGCGGGATAGACTATATTTAATCCTGTCCAACCAGAATTTGCTAATATACAAGGTCTCTTCTCCCCAGCCTTATAATCATCAGGTAAATAAATAGTTCCTACAATTTTTTCACACTCACTGTAAAAAATAATATCCCTTGTTTTCATAAAATACTTTTGTATGATAAAGCGTAGTTAATTATTTATCATACATCCTCCTTTTTAATTTATTTTGATTGTGTTAATTATGTATTACTATATAAAAAGCAAAAAGTCAACCTTTTTATTTAAAAAAAGAATTTTTATTCCTTTATAAGATAAATAAATTTCTTTTTATTATTATTTAAAACTTCATATTTCCTTATTTTTATGATACAATCTATTATAAAATATTTATAAGTGTGAGGGAGTTTATGAGTGAAATTAATATTATAGAAAAAATTGTAAAAATAAAAGATTTTTTACCAAAAAAACAAAAAATTCTATGTGAATATATAATCTTAAACTATTCTGAAATTGGATTAATGAGTATAAATGAACTGTCAGAAAAATCTGGTGTTGGAACAACTACTATTTTGAGATTAACAAAAGTTTTAAATTATTCTAGCTTTAGTCATTTTAAAAAAGATATTTTTAAAAACTCAATGACTACTAACATTTCTTCTTATGGTGGCTTAAAAGAAAGTTTTAAAAATATTACTGAAAACAAAAATTCTGATATTTTAAGTGTTGTTTCTTACGAATTGCTTTCATCAATAGAAAATTTTATTACACCACAAAATATTAAACAAATTAATAAGGCTGTGGAAATGATTGTAAAAGCAAAACAAATAAATATCTTAGGATTACGTTCTTCAAAGGCTGTTGCTTCATATTTAGAAGCCATGTTGGGTCGCATTTCTCCCAATGTTAAGCAATTAAATAGTGATTCTGAATATTTATTTGATAATATTATTAAATTAAGAAGTAATGATATCTTAATAGTTTCTTCATTGTGGCCTTGTACTAAAAGGACTATTACTGTCTCTGATTACTGTCATAAAAATAAAATTCCTATAATCCTATTAACAAATACAATATTAAATCCCATTGCAAAATATGCTAACATTGTCATTGATACTAATTCCGCCAATAAAAATGATGGAGTTATTCCAAATATGATTGTGGCTGAAGCCATTGTTAAAGAAGTTTGGAAAAAAAATCCTTCTAAATATCAAGAATATCTTGATAATTTGGAAAATCTTTTGGAAGAAAATGATATTTTTATTTGGAATAAATAGAATAGTAAAAAGAAACCAAAAACTTATACTGCACCCTCTATCTTATTTATCTAAGATAGAAAGTATAGTTTTTTATGACTAAATTGACAAATAGGAAAAAAGTTAAGATTTATTAATGGAGATTAAAGAGAGAAAATGGAAGTTTTATACATTAAGAAATATTTTAGAAAAGAATATAAAATAAGGTTATAAAATGAATTAAAGTATAGGAATATAAAAAAAGGTCATTCATTTAAAAAATATCTTTTTAAAAATTAAAAAATTATAAGATATTTAATAGTATAATTCTTCTAGAGCCATTTGAAAGACACAACAAAAAATGAAACCTTATAAAAAATCACCCCAAAAGATAGAAAGATTTTTAGATAAAATTCTAAAATATCATTTTTCTTTTGGGGTAATTTTAATTTAAGATTATATAGGATATCGACTAAATCATCAGTTCTCCATTTTTTAATATTACTACACCATCAGCAATAAGAGTTGGTTTTGTCATTATAAGATCATAGTGGCAAGCTGCCTTTATTATTCCTCCTAAAGTTATACTTGTTCCAACTCCTATATGAAGTGAACCAAATACTCCTTCATCTTCAAGCATACTTCCTGTAAATTTACATTCTGGATTTAAACCTACTCCAACTTCTGCTATATTATATACTTGTGGATCTTTTTTATCTATCCAGTCAGCTGCGAGTTTCTTAGCCTCTTCTCCTCCTGAAATACTTTCAGGAATAATATAACCATCTTTTACTTCTACTTTTACTGGAGTTTTTAATAATCCTATTCCAATGTATGGTATACTTGCATCTGCAACTATTACTCCATTTGCAGTTCCTTCTACTGGTGATACATTAGCTTCTACAGTTGGTATAGGTCCAAATTTTCCAGGTTCTACCAATCCTGTCATAGCATTTCCTCTTCTTCCTTTTCCTGAAAGTTTTAAGTTTGTTCCCATAGGAGTTGTTATAGTTATAACTTCCGCTCCTGCCATTGCAGCTGCTACTTTCTTACAATTTTCTGCTGCTTCATAGAAGTTTGCATTTACTCCCCCAGTTATCATTTGATCCTCGTTGAACTGTGTAAGCATTACTCCTCTTGAACCAGCTGCACATGCATCTTTTACTGCATGAGTATGGGTTATTGATGTAAATACTGCTCCTATAAATGCATCTGATTCCTTCATTGCAGCTGCTATTGTTTTTGGAGGTTCCTGTCCATCTCTCTCTCTTGGTGTCATTATATGTATAGTAGGTTCTGCTCCTGCTACTATTATTGCTGCTGCCAAAGCTTCTGCTATTCTCATTTGTTTAGGTTCTGTAACTATAACTACATTTTCTCCAGCTTTTACCCCTAAATTTATTTCCACTATTGCCCTTGCTCCTTTAGCCATTAATATTTTTTTCATATTTACCTCCTAATATTTTACATGTTTCTATATTATTTTTTATTATTTATATATATTTATAAAAGCCACTATTATTGCTGAGTTAAAAAAGTTTATAAACAAGCTTCCCACTAATGGAAGTATAAAAAATGCTGTTGGAGCAGGTCCATATTTTTCTTCTATTGACTGCATATTTGCCATAGCTGTTGGTACAGCTCCAAGTCCAAATCCACAATGTCCAACTGCCATCATTGCAGCCTCATAATTTTTTCCCATTACTCTATATGTAAAGAAGACTGCACATAATCCCATTAATATAGTTTGTGCTATTAATAATATTATCATTGGAACTGCAAGATCTGTAAGCTGCCATAATTTTAAACTCATCATTGAGAAAGCTAAGAATAATATCAGCGAAATATCTCCTATTATTCTAATTTCATTTTCTTTTATTTTTAACCAAGTTGAATAGTCAGCAATATTTCTTATTATTGCTGCTGCAATCATAGCTCCAACAGAAGCTGGAAATGTAAGTCCAGTTTTTTTTAAAAGCATTGATATTATACTTCCAAGAGCCATGGATACTAAAAGCTGATAAACAGCTGAGTATATTCTTTTTTCATCAAGTTTTTCATTTCCTTTTTCAATTTCTTCTATTCCTTCTACTTTTTCGGCTGCTTTTCCAGTTAAAAGTTTATACTTTTCAATAAGAAATTTTCCTATTGGTCCCCCTGTCAAACTTCCTGCTACCAATCCAAATGTAGCTGCTGCTAAAGTTATAGTAAGCGCATTTTCAAGTCCTGCCTCTTCTAAAACTGGAGCAAATGCTGCAGATGTACCATGTCCTCCTGTCATTGGTATTGAAGCTGTTGCCAATCCTACCAACGGATTCAAACCTAATAATTTTGCTAGATATATTCCTAAAAAGTTTTGTAAAATAACAACTATTATAGAAACTATCAAGAATTTTATAACCTTTGGTCCACCTTTTTTTAGTAATTTATAACTTGCAGTAAATCCTATACTTGAGTAAAATGCAAGCATAAATACATCACTGAGAGCAAAATTAAATTTAAAAGTAAATAATCCTGTGCTGTAGCCAATTGATAATAAAGTGGTAAAAATGAGCCCTCCTATAACTGGTATAGGTATGCAAAATTTTCTAAGTATTTCTACTCTTTTTTTAATATAATCTCCCACCAATAGAACGATAACAGCCAATGCAGTTGTAAGGAACAAGTTTAAATCAATTACCATAATTTTCCTCCTTTATTCTCAGTGATTTTTCTATAGAACTGCTTTGGGCTTTTATAATGTCACAATCATTTTTTAAACATTATATATTCTATAGAATATATTATATTTTAAATTTACACTTTTTTATCCAAAAAGTCAATAAAAAATCTTATTTTCTTACATAAAAATAAATGAGTTCCAATGTTAAAGGAGTTATTGTAAGAAAAAATTTTTAATTCTGAATCTTTTGATTATATGTAGAATTTCCTGCGTATGGGAATTTTGGTTCACTTAATTCAAAAGCAAAAGTTTCCCTATCTACTAAGCCAACTACATAACTGCTATCATATAATCTTAACAAAAATTCTGCTACCTCCTGACTTGTATGATAAGTATCAAATAATCTGTCATAGTTATACTCACGGACATTATTTGCCACTTTTCCAAACTCTGTTTTTGTTGCAGCAGGAGCCAACACTTTTACTTGCATTTTTCCATTAGATAATTTCAATTCCTGTGCTAATCCCTCTGTAAAAGTACTTACATAAAATTTTGTAGCACAATAAGTTATTGCAGTGGGAACAATTGTATAGCCTCCACTTGAGGAAATATTGATAAGTTGTGTTCCTTCAACATCTTTATAATCATGAACAAACATAGAAGAAAGTATAGTAAGGGCTGTCACATTCAAGCAAAGCATTTTTTCAATTTTCTGTAACTCTTGCTGTGCAACACTTTCATAGTTCCCAAAACCTGCACTGTTAATCCATGTTTCCAGTGTATATATTTTCAAATCCCTATATAGCTGATATACATTTTCTAGTATAGATAAGTCCACAGTTTTAATTATGACATCAACATTCGGATATTCTGCCAAAATTTCCTGCCTTAAACTTTCAAGTTTATTCCTACGGCGAGCAATTATAATCAAGTTTTTACTGCGTCTAGCAAATGCTTTTGCTGTTTCATAACCAATACCAGAGCTTGCCCCAGTAATAACAATATATTTTTTCTGAATCATTTGAAAAACCTCCTTGTGTTTGATATAATAAGAGCATATAATATAGAGTTAACTCTATGTCAAGAAGGTAAAGGTGATTTTTATGAATTATTCAATTGGAGAATTTTCTCAACTGACAAATTTAGGTATACACACTTTACGGTACTATGAACATGAAAATCTGATTATGCCAGAAAGAAATTCTAGCAACCGCCGCCGTTATTCTGATAAAGATATTGAATGGATTGATTTTATCAAACGACTGAAAGATACTGGTATGCCTATCAAAGAAATTAAATACTATGCAGAACTTCGAGCACTAGGTGACCCTACATTAAATACAAGAATGAAAATGCTGATACAGCATCGTGAAAATCTAAATGAAAAAATTAAGCTGTTACAAGAACATAGAGATAAACTGGATGAGAAAATCAAATTTTACCAAAAAGAAATTTCACAAACTATAAATGAATGAGAATATCAAAAACAGTAAATAGAAAAGGTGGAATAGTCCTGTTATAAGGACTATTCCACCTAATTGAAAACACTTTTTTATGACAAAAATATAATAGGGTCTGAAATTATTTGGGCAAAATATTTCTTAATTAAATACACTTTCCTGATCTTTCTCCAGTGAATACTCCATTTTTAACTGCTATTTTTCCATTAACTATAACATATTCTATTCCTTCAGATTTTATGAAAGGATTTTCAAATCCAGCTTTATCTTCAATCTTTTCATAATCAAATATAGTTATATCTGCAAAATATCCTTTTTCTATTCTTCCCCTTTCTTTTATAGAAAAGATATCAGCAGTTTTAGAAGTTATTTTATTTATCATTTCCTCAATGCTAAACATTTTTCTTTCTCTATTTATTCTTATAAATTTAGGAAAAGTTGCAAAGTTTCTTGGATGTGGAATACCAAATTTTTGAATTTTTTCAACTGGTACTGAACTTCCATCACTTCCTATTACTCCTATAGAAGTATTCATAAAATTATACATATCTTCTTCTCCTATAGAAAAATATATTGCTTTTGCCCTTCCAGCACTTTCTCTTATAAGATAGAGAATTGTTTCTACATCTTTCATTTTAGTTTCTTCTACTATTTCCAAAACTGTTTTTCCAGAAAATTTATTCTCTGAAAGAAAACTATTAGATATTAATATATTAGATATTCCCCCTCTTTTATAAACAATATCCATGATATCATTTTTTTCATCTTCGGTAAGAGTATCTATCCTATCAATGAATTTTTTTACATCTCCATCAAATATTTTTTCAGGAATAAGTACCATAAGAGTAGTAGAAGTTGCTGTATATGGATATTGATCATATGTTATATCAAGCCCTTTTTCTCTTGCTTCTATTATCAACTTCAAAATATCATCTGATTTCCCCCAAAATCTTCTATCCATTATTTTCAAATGCGAGATATTTACTTTGCACTTGCTTTTTTCAGCACATTCCAGTACTTCTTTTATAGATTCTACAACATTTTCTCCTTCATTTCTTATATGAAAAGAAGCTGTTTTATTATATTTAGCTGTAGTTTTTAATATTTCAGTAATTTCATTTTTATCCATAAAATTTCCTGGTTGATATACAAGTCCAAAAGATACTCCATATGCCCCCTCCTGAAGTTCTTTTTCTAAGACTTCCAACATATTGTTCATCTCATCTTCATTTAATTTTTTAGTACTGAATCCTACACTGTCTACTCTTATACAACCAGTTCCTACAAGATAAGCCTGATTTGTAATAAATCCTTTTCTATTTATTGCTTCTTTTAAATCTTTCATACTTTTTATATTTTCCAATTCAGTATTATCTTCTGGCAATACAAAATGATCTTTTACATATTGTTTAAACTCATTATTATATTCTTCTCCTGCTGGAGATATCCCTATTCCACAGTTACCACTTACTTCAGTTGTCACTCCCTGAAGTATTTTACTTGTCATTTCTTCGGAAAAAAATGCTGCTAAATCAGAATGACAATGTGGATCTATAAATCCTGGTGAAACGATTTTTCCAGAAGCATCTATTACTTTTTTTCCTTCTAATTTTTCCGATGATATCTCAGTTATTCTATCTCCAGTTATTCCTATATTTACATTTTCAGCTGCTTTTTCTCCTCCAAAAACAACTTTTCCATTTTTTATAACTAAATCAAATACCATTGCTCCTCCAGTTTTCTATTTACAATAGTTATCAAAAATTACTTTCCCTATTAAACTATTTATTTTGATTCCATCTTCATTTTTCTCTAAATCCTTTGTAAGAATTATAATATCCACCCATCCTCCATCAAAGAATAATCTTCCAGCATCATGTTCTATATACATAAGCTCTCCTGTTTTATGAGCAAAATCTACTTCTCTTGGAAAATAAAGAGGTATCTTACTACTATATGCCTGATTTCTTAACATATCTAAATCATCTGGATTCTTACATAATATTTCCAATACTCCTAAAACATCCTTAGGAGTAGTAAAATTATCTTTTCCAGCTTCTCTAGCTTTTGTATCCATCATCTTTCTTCCTAAAATAGTTTTTACAAATCCATTTTCTTTTATGTTCTCATTTATTCTTTCCATTCCAATATAATCTATCAGTATATTTGTTGCTGTATTATCACTGAGACATATCATAAGATAAGCTATATCCTTTATAGTAAGAGGAAGTCCATCTTCCATTACTTTTAATACTCCACATCCTCCAACTTTAACATCCTTTTTTAATTTTATCTTTTTATTATAATCCTCCTTCTTCAATGCCATGAGAATAAAAAGTTTTATTAGACTTGCTGATGGAAATACCTTTTCTTCATTTATCATAATTGTCTTTCCAAAAGAATCTCTTATTATTATTCCAGTTATCCCACTATTTTCACTTATTATTTCTCTTATTCTTTTCTCCATTATTCAATCCCTCCGAATTTTATTTTAAATCGAATAAATAATTGCTCTTATTATTACATATATTACCATTACTATTGTTATTGACATTCCATTTCTTATCATACTTTTTAAATCTTTTGAACGCGCCAATCCCATCTGTCCTATCATATCTCCAGTTGGATAAGCAAAAGATGTTATCTGTGATCCTATCAAAAGTACAGTTCCCCATATTGTCATAGGAAGATTTATATCCATAACTATATTTTTAAATAAGTCATTTAATACAACTGATTGTGCAACAGCTGCACCTGATACTCCAAATATTCCTACAAGCGTACTTATTATTATGAAACCAATATCTCCACTTACTTCTATCAATGGTTTCAGCATATCTCCCAATGTAGTAAATGCTCCTGTCATTGTTACAAATTTCAGAAATGGATCATATAATACAAACATGAAAAACAGCCAAAACATTCTTGTTGCTCCTTTTGTCAGACTTCCAATAATATCCATCATACTTCTTCCTGCTGCTAACCCTGTTGTAAAAGCCACTGCAAGCATAACTACAATTGCATACGCTGCTCCTGCTTTTGCATATATACCATATGCAAGCATCCCTATCATCACTACAGCAAACACTATTGTTGCTTTATTTATCTCAGGTGTAGATACAAATTCTTCATCCTTATCCATATCTTCTGCTGAATACATTTCAATTCCTTCATACTGCTTCTGTACTTTTTTTCCAGTATAATAAGTAGTTATAAGCACAAGAATAGCTACTGGTACCCCCACATTAGCCAGATATGCTCCATATGTAAGTCCTGTAAGCCCCATTAATGTAATTACTGGGGGAACAAATGGTCCTAAAAATAATCCACATGCTCCAGCACCATGAAGAATAACTGCCAGTGCATTAGGTGTCAATCCAAAACTTGCAACTATTGGTATCAAAATTGGTGCTATCATAGCATTTGC of Fusobacterium sp. contains these proteins:
- a CDS encoding sodium/glutamate symporter; translated protein: MRFTAYSMLMDFCIMSGFLFIAQMLRSKVKFFQNFYIPSSLIAGFLALFSGKQFLNIVPFSDQTGSYAYLLVCVLFSGLFLGKTEKVSLKETVNKVGNTFLINMSSEIICFGAACLFGGALMMLLFPNVFKEIALLLPSGFMGGHGYAAAIGGTLNTMLGRDDGIIIGQTFATLGLLVGIFGGIICINYATRKKATRMIDAIGSLPIECKTGMIPEEKRPSMGDETIHPMAMDPLAWHIALILVTTGIGYGIYNLYKQYLPNIEIPLMCLTMIIGVFIQWTLNKVGYGTYVDKKVVDRIGSCVTDYLVAFGIATIKISVVLDFLGPIAVLCLLGILWPYILVFFVGRKLFRNFWFERSIFIFGYITGVVAIGITLLRIVDPEMKTGTLDDFGTAYTLQSIVELFLVTMIPVIVVNTGLIPVGTVLMIVGVGMLLVSKWKYGSYSLSIPMSELRLGEKEIIEN
- a CDS encoding alpha/beta hydrolase translates to MKTRDIIFYSECEKIVGTIYLPDDYKAGEKRPCILANSGWTGLNIVYPAMFARAFTARGFVCLGFDYRGFKPSEGYPKYTTLEREVEDISNAVNFMKVQPEVDPNKIGLVGWGVGGAVCVEVAAREEDVKAVATLNSFVNGVRWMRMGMGNDKYNKMLRMLKEDKVTRATTGDPVLRHPYVCYPNIDESGNFYIDETLKKINGGVSDKANGINNGEEFPTPMSSVIGESFLRFNIENTLSKLSPKALFVGHGRYNELHDKIEAEEAYRLANGPKEIYYVEGKHNEWMFDEDPKFVGLIEAMEAFFKKYLK
- a CDS encoding MurR/RpiR family transcriptional regulator, whose translation is MSEINIIEKIVKIKDFLPKKQKILCEYIILNYSEIGLMSINELSEKSGVGTTTILRLTKVLNYSSFSHFKKDIFKNSMTTNISSYGGLKESFKNITENKNSDILSVVSYELLSSIENFITPQNIKQINKAVEMIVKAKQINILGLRSSKAVASYLEAMLGRISPNVKQLNSDSEYLFDNIIKLRSNDILIVSSLWPCTKRTITVSDYCHKNKIPIILLTNTILNPIAKYANIVIDTNSANKNDGVIPNMIVAEAIVKEVWKKNPSKYQEYLDNLENLLEENDIFIWNK
- a CDS encoding leucyl aminopeptidase, which translates into the protein MKKILMAKGARAIVEINLGVKAGENVVIVTEPKQMRIAEALAAAIIVAGAEPTIHIMTPRERDGQEPPKTIAAAMKESDAFIGAVFTSITHTHAVKDACAAGSRGVMLTQFNEDQMITGGVNANFYEAAENCKKVAAAMAGAEVITITTPMGTNLKLSGKGRRGNAMTGLVEPGKFGPIPTVEANVSPVEGTANGVIVADASIPYIGIGLLKTPVKVEVKDGYIIPESISGGEEAKKLAADWIDKKDPQVYNIAEVGVGLNPECKFTGSMLEDEGVFGSLHIGVGTSITLGGIIKAACHYDLIMTKPTLIADGVVILKNGELMI
- the gltS gene encoding sodium/glutamate symporter, whose product is MVIDLNLFLTTALAVIVLLVGDYIKKRVEILRKFCIPIPVIGGLIFTTLLSIGYSTGLFTFKFNFALSDVFMLAFYSSIGFTASYKLLKKGGPKVIKFLIVSIIVVILQNFLGIYLAKLLGLNPLVGLATASIPMTGGHGTSAAFAPVLEEAGLENALTITLAAATFGLVAGSLTGGPIGKFLIEKYKLLTGKAAEKVEGIEEIEKGNEKLDEKRIYSAVYQLLVSMALGSIISMLLKKTGLTFPASVGAMIAAAIIRNIADYSTWLKIKENEIRIIGDISLILFLAFSMMSLKLWQLTDLAVPMIILLIAQTILMGLCAVFFTYRVMGKNYEAAMMAVGHCGFGLGAVPTAMANMQSIEEKYGPAPTAFFILPLVGSLFINFFNSAIIVAFINIYK
- a CDS encoding SDR family NAD(P)-dependent oxidoreductase; translated protein: MIQKKYIVITGASSGIGYETAKAFARRSKNLIIIARRRNKLESLRQEILAEYPNVDVIIKTVDLSILENVYQLYRDLKIYTLETWINSAGFGNYESVAQQELQKIEKMLCLNVTALTILSSMFVHDYKDVEGTQLINISSSGGYTIVPTAITYCATKFYVSTFTEGLAQELKLSNGKMQVKVLAPAATKTEFGKVANNVREYNYDRLFDTYHTSQEVAEFLLRLYDSSYVVGLVDRETFAFELSEPKFPYAGNSTYNQKIQN
- a CDS encoding MerR family transcriptional regulator: MNYSIGEFSQLTNLGIHTLRYYEHENLIMPERNSSNRRRYSDKDIEWIDFIKRLKDTGMPIKEIKYYAELRALGDPTLNTRMKMLIQHRENLNEKIKLLQEHRDKLDEKIKFYQKEISQTINE
- a CDS encoding N-acyl-D-amino-acid deacylase family protein translates to MVFDLVIKNGKVVFGGEKAAENVNIGITGDRITEISSEKLEGKKVIDASGKIVSPGFIDPHCHSDLAAFFSEEMTSKILQGVTTEVSGNCGIGISPAGEEYNNEFKQYVKDHFVLPEDNTELENIKSMKDLKEAINRKGFITNQAYLVGTGCIRVDSVGFSTKKLNEDEMNNMLEVLEKELQEGAYGVSFGLVYQPGNFMDKNEITEILKTTAKYNKTASFHIRNEGENVVESIKEVLECAEKSKCKVNISHLKIMDRRFWGKSDDILKLIIEAREKGLDITYDQYPYTATSTTLMVLIPEKIFDGDVKKFIDRIDTLTEDEKNDIMDIVYKRGGISNILISNSFLSENKFSGKTVLEIVEETKMKDVETILYLIRESAGRAKAIYFSIGEEDMYNFMNTSIGVIGSDGSSVPVEKIQKFGIPHPRNFATFPKFIRINRERKMFSIEEMINKITSKTADIFSIKERGRIEKGYFADITIFDYEKIEDKAGFENPFIKSEGIEYVIVNGKIAVKNGVFTGERSGKCI
- a CDS encoding serine hydrolase, with protein sequence MEKRIREIISENSGITGIIIRDSFGKTIMINEEKVFPSASLIKLFILMALKKEDYNKKIKLKKDVKVGGCGVLKVMEDGLPLTIKDIAYLMICLSDNTATNILIDYIGMERINENIKENGFVKTILGRKMMDTKAREAGKDNFTTPKDVLGVLEILCKNPDDLDMLRNQAYSSKIPLYFPREVDFAHKTGELMYIEHDAGRLFFDGGWVDIIILTKDLEKNEDGIKINSLIGKVIFDNYCK
- a CDS encoding Na+/H+ antiporter NhaC family protein, which translates into the protein MIFGLPALIGFLPLVIYLYLAFKGKNLLSTVIICVLVGAVLTGQTPVSLSNEIANGLKSFLGLIGFIIMMGAGLGEVLTETKVARNLVEILIKKVGIKSQNQAIIVTMGTSTLLVSLLGTLAGANAMIAPILIPIVASFGLTPNALAVILHGAGACGLFLGPFVPPVITLMGLTGLTYGAYLANVGVPVAILVLITTYYTGKKVQKQYEGIEMYSAEDMDKDEEFVSTPEINKATIVFAVVMIGMLAYGIYAKAGAAYAIVVMLAVAFTTGLAAGRSMMDIIGSLTKGATRMFWLFFMFVLYDPFLKFVTMTGAFTTLGDMLKPLIEVSGDIGFIIISTLVGIFGVSGAAVAQSVVLNDLFKNIVMDINLPMTIWGTVLLIGSQITSFAYPTGDMIGQMGLARSKDLKSMIRNGMSITIVMVIYVIIRAIIYSI